The following proteins are co-located in the Microbacterium sp. SORGH_AS_0888 genome:
- a CDS encoding amino-acid N-acetyltransferase translates to MSDFIVRSARAGDVRSIHRMLEPYVQRRILLGKDIVVLYEAVQQFLVAEDSHGRIIGCGALHVMWEDLGEVRTLIVADEWLHRGVGRAIVEGLEANARSLGLSRLFCLTFEVDFFTRRGFAPIGEHVVDPDVYAQLVRSPDQGVAEFLDLAHVKPNTLGNTRMLKQL, encoded by the coding sequence GTGAGCGACTTCATCGTCCGGTCCGCGCGCGCGGGCGACGTGCGCAGCATCCATCGCATGCTCGAGCCCTACGTGCAGCGGCGCATCCTGCTGGGCAAGGACATCGTCGTGCTCTACGAGGCCGTGCAGCAGTTCCTCGTCGCCGAGGACTCCCACGGCCGGATCATCGGATGCGGGGCGCTCCATGTCATGTGGGAGGACCTGGGCGAGGTGCGCACCCTCATCGTCGCCGACGAGTGGCTCCATCGTGGCGTGGGCCGGGCGATCGTCGAGGGGCTGGAGGCCAACGCACGCAGCCTCGGGCTGTCGCGACTGTTCTGCCTGACCTTCGAGGTCGACTTCTTCACGCGGCGGGGGTTCGCGCCGATCGGCGAGCACGTGGTGGACCCCGACGTGTACGCGCAGCTCGTGCGCAGCCCCGACCAGGGCGTCGCGGAGTTCCTCGACCTCGCCCACGTCAAGCCGAACACGCTCGGCAACACCCGCATGCTGAAGCAGCTGTAG
- a CDS encoding ATP-dependent Clp protease ATP-binding subunit: protein MFERFTDRARRVVVLAQEEAKMLNHNYIGTEHILLGLIHEGEGVAAKALESLGISLDAVREQVQDIIGQGQQQPTGHIPFTPRAKKVLELSLREALQLGHNYIGTEHILLGLIREGEGVAAQVLVKLGADLNKVRQQVIQLLSGYQGKEPAGVAAGSGEQSQQAAQGGSAVLDQFGRNLTQAARENKLDPVIGREKEIERVMQILSRRSKNNPVLIGEPGVGKTAVVEGLAQAIVKGEVPETLKDKQVYSLDLGSLIAGSRYRGDFEERLKKVTKEIRTRGDIIVFIDEIHTLVGAGAAEGAIDAASILKPLLARGELQTIGATTLDEYRKHFEKDAALERRFQPIQVAEPSLPHAINILKGLRDRYEAHHKVQITDGAIVAAANLADRYISDRFLPDKAIDLIDEAGARLRLSILSSPPELREFDEKIAAVREQKEAASEEQDFEKAASLRDEEKSLLAERLRLEKQWRNGDVATTAVVDEGLIAEVLAQATGIPVFKLTEEESSRLVFMEKALHQRVIGQEEAIAALARTIRRQRAGLKDPKRPSGSFIFAGPTGVGKTELAKALAEFLFDDEGALISLDMSEFGEKHTVSRLFGAPPGFVGFEEGGQLTEKVRRKPFSVVLFDEIEKAHPDIFNSLLQILEEGRLTDGQGRVVDFKNTVIIMTTNLGSSAIAGGPVGFQVEGNSQTSYERMKGKVDEELKRHFKPEFLNRVDDVIVFPQLSKDELRQIVDLFTKRLAERLLDRDMTIELTQDAKDRLIEIGFDPTLGARPLRRAMQREVEDQLSEQILHGQLESGDHILVDAKDGTFVFESAPRGEKVAVGVGVAGEIAATPDIAATD from the coding sequence ATGTTCGAGAGATTCACGGACCGCGCCCGTCGAGTGGTCGTCCTCGCCCAAGAAGAGGCGAAGATGCTCAACCACAACTACATCGGCACCGAGCACATCCTGCTCGGCCTGATCCACGAGGGCGAGGGCGTCGCCGCCAAGGCGCTCGAGAGCCTGGGCATCTCGCTCGACGCCGTGCGCGAGCAGGTCCAGGACATCATCGGCCAGGGCCAGCAGCAGCCGACAGGGCACATCCCCTTCACGCCCCGTGCCAAGAAGGTGCTCGAGCTGTCCCTGCGCGAGGCGCTGCAGCTCGGTCACAACTACATCGGCACCGAGCACATCCTCCTCGGCCTCATCCGTGAGGGCGAGGGCGTCGCCGCCCAGGTGCTCGTCAAGCTCGGCGCCGATCTCAACAAGGTGCGCCAGCAGGTCATCCAGCTGCTCAGCGGATACCAGGGCAAGGAGCCCGCGGGCGTCGCCGCCGGATCCGGCGAGCAGAGCCAGCAGGCCGCCCAGGGCGGGTCCGCCGTGCTCGACCAGTTCGGCCGCAACCTCACTCAGGCCGCGCGCGAGAACAAGCTCGACCCGGTGATCGGGCGCGAGAAGGAGATCGAGCGGGTCATGCAGATCCTCTCCCGCCGCTCCAAGAACAACCCCGTCCTCATCGGCGAGCCCGGCGTCGGCAAGACGGCCGTCGTGGAGGGTCTCGCGCAGGCGATCGTCAAGGGCGAGGTTCCCGAGACGCTCAAGGACAAGCAGGTCTACTCGCTCGATCTCGGTTCGCTCATCGCCGGTTCCCGCTACCGCGGCGACTTCGAGGAGCGCCTCAAGAAGGTCACGAAGGAGATCCGCACTCGCGGCGACATCATCGTCTTCATCGACGAGATCCACACCCTCGTGGGTGCCGGTGCCGCCGAGGGCGCGATCGACGCGGCCTCGATCCTCAAGCCCCTCCTCGCCCGTGGCGAGCTCCAGACGATCGGCGCGACGACGCTCGACGAGTACCGGAAGCACTTCGAGAAGGATGCGGCGCTCGAGCGCCGGTTCCAGCCGATCCAGGTCGCCGAGCCCTCGCTGCCCCACGCGATCAACATCCTGAAGGGGCTGCGCGACCGGTACGAGGCGCACCACAAGGTGCAGATCACGGATGGCGCGATCGTCGCCGCCGCGAACCTCGCCGACCGCTACATCAGCGACCGGTTCCTCCCCGACAAGGCGATCGACCTGATCGACGAGGCGGGCGCCCGGCTGCGTCTCAGCATCCTGTCGTCCCCGCCGGAGCTGCGCGAGTTCGACGAGAAGATCGCCGCGGTGCGCGAGCAGAAGGAGGCCGCCTCCGAGGAGCAGGACTTCGAGAAGGCCGCGTCCCTGCGAGACGAGGAGAAGTCCCTGCTCGCCGAGCGGCTGCGCCTGGAGAAGCAGTGGCGCAACGGCGACGTCGCCACCACCGCTGTGGTCGACGAGGGGCTGATCGCCGAGGTCCTCGCACAGGCGACCGGCATCCCGGTCTTCAAGCTCACCGAGGAGGAGTCCTCGCGGCTCGTCTTCATGGAGAAGGCGCTGCACCAGCGCGTCATCGGCCAGGAGGAGGCAATCGCCGCCCTCGCGCGGACGATCCGTCGTCAGCGCGCCGGCCTCAAGGACCCGAAGCGGCCGAGCGGCTCGTTCATCTTCGCCGGCCCCACGGGTGTCGGCAAGACCGAGCTCGCCAAGGCGCTGGCCGAGTTCCTGTTCGACGACGAGGGTGCTCTCATCTCGCTCGACATGAGCGAGTTCGGTGAGAAGCACACTGTGTCGCGGCTGTTCGGTGCCCCTCCCGGGTTCGTCGGCTTCGAAGAGGGCGGCCAGCTCACCGAGAAGGTGCGCCGCAAGCCGTTCTCCGTCGTGCTGTTCGACGAGATCGAGAAGGCTCACCCCGACATCTTCAACTCGCTGCTGCAGATCCTGGAGGAGGGCCGCCTCACCGACGGTCAGGGTCGCGTGGTCGACTTCAAGAACACCGTGATCATCATGACGACGAACCTCGGCTCGTCGGCGATCGCCGGTGGTCCGGTCGGCTTCCAGGTCGAGGGCAACTCGCAGACCAGCTACGAGCGGATGAAGGGCAAGGTCGACGAGGAGCTCAAGCGTCACTTCAAGCCCGAGTTCCTCAACCGTGTCGACGACGTCATCGTCTTCCCGCAGCTGTCGAAGGACGAGCTGCGCCAGATCGTCGACCTGTTCACGAAGCGTCTCGCCGAGCGGCTGCTCGACCGCGACATGACGATCGAGCTCACGCAGGACGCCAAGGACCGCCTGATCGAGATCGGCTTCGACCCGACGCTCGGCGCCCGGCCCCTGCGCCGTGCCATGCAGCGCGAGGTCGAGGATCAGCTCAGCGAGCAGATCCTGCACGGCCAGCTCGAGTCGGGCGACCACATCCTGGTCGACGCGAAGGACGGCACGTTCGTCTTCGAGAGCGCGCCGCGCGGCGAGAAGGTCGCGGTCGGCGTCGGTGTGGCGGGCGAGATCGCCGCGACGCCGGACATCGCCGCCACCGACTGA
- a CDS encoding helix-turn-helix transcriptional regulator, which translates to MTPVEDEGPSGIHCRLDELLAERGMTLTRLSEVVGVSVVNLSILKNDRARAIRYSTLAAICRALDCEIGELLVRADR; encoded by the coding sequence ATGACCCCTGTGGAGGACGAGGGACCCAGCGGCATCCACTGCCGGCTCGACGAACTGCTCGCCGAGCGCGGCATGACCCTCACGAGACTGAGCGAGGTCGTGGGGGTGTCGGTGGTCAACCTCTCGATCCTCAAGAACGACCGCGCGCGGGCGATCCGCTATTCCACGCTCGCGGCGATCTGCCGGGCGCTCGACTGTGAGATCGGCGAACTGCTCGTACGGGCCGACCGCTGA
- the mftD gene encoding pre-mycofactocin synthase MftD (MftD, an enzyme found in the mycofactocin biosynthesis locus, performs an oxidative deamination of 3-amino-5-[(p-hydroxyphenyl)methyl]-4,4-dimethyl-2-pyrrolidinone (AHDP). The resulting compound, now called pre-mycofactocin (PMFT), is a biologically active redox cofactor that can oxidize the non-exchangeable NADH of TIGR03971 family SDR-type oxidoreductases.) has translation MYWPWKQNPWFESVLEAQRRAKRRLPPSVYAALVAGSERGATPRDNTDAFAELEFAPHVAGHQAERDLSTTVLGIPISLPVLISPTGVQAVHPDGEVAVARAAAARGTIMGLSSFASKPVEEVVAANENTFFQLYWTGSRDSMIERMERARAAGAKALIATLDWSFSIGRDWGSPSIPEKMDLAALVKFAPEGIRRPRWLLDFATHGIPDLTAPNLQPTDGPAPTFFGAYYEWMQTPPPSWDDVKWLRDQWGGKFLLKGITRVDDARRAVDIGADAISVSNHGGNNLDTTPATIRCLGPVADAVGDQLEVLLDGGIRRGGDVAKALALGARAVMIGRAYLWGLAANGQTGVENVLDLLRMGLDSAVLGLGHSSIRDLSREDFWIPDDFFRTLGAPPARPPARRAPARKPVAQG, from the coding sequence ATGTACTGGCCGTGGAAACAGAACCCGTGGTTCGAATCCGTCCTGGAAGCCCAGCGGCGCGCGAAGCGACGGCTTCCCCCCTCGGTCTACGCGGCCCTCGTGGCCGGCTCCGAACGCGGCGCGACGCCACGCGACAACACCGACGCGTTCGCGGAGCTCGAGTTCGCACCCCATGTCGCCGGCCATCAGGCCGAGCGGGACCTGTCGACCACCGTGCTCGGCATCCCGATCTCCTTGCCCGTGCTGATCTCGCCGACGGGAGTGCAGGCGGTGCATCCCGACGGCGAGGTGGCCGTCGCCCGCGCCGCGGCCGCCCGCGGCACCATCATGGGGTTGAGCTCGTTCGCGAGCAAGCCCGTCGAAGAGGTCGTCGCCGCGAACGAGAACACGTTCTTCCAGCTGTACTGGACGGGCTCGCGCGACTCGATGATCGAGCGGATGGAACGTGCTCGCGCAGCCGGAGCCAAGGCGCTCATCGCGACACTCGACTGGTCCTTCTCCATCGGACGCGACTGGGGGAGCCCGTCGATCCCCGAGAAGATGGATCTCGCGGCGCTCGTGAAGTTCGCACCGGAGGGGATCCGCCGCCCCCGCTGGCTGCTCGACTTCGCCACGCACGGCATCCCGGACCTCACGGCACCCAATCTGCAGCCCACGGACGGTCCGGCCCCGACGTTCTTCGGCGCCTACTACGAGTGGATGCAGACCCCGCCCCCCAGCTGGGATGACGTGAAGTGGCTCCGCGACCAATGGGGAGGCAAGTTCCTCCTCAAGGGGATCACCCGCGTCGACGACGCCCGGCGCGCGGTCGACATCGGAGCCGACGCGATCTCGGTGTCGAACCACGGCGGCAACAACCTCGACACGACACCGGCGACGATCCGTTGCCTGGGCCCGGTGGCCGATGCCGTCGGCGATCAGCTGGAGGTGCTGCTGGACGGCGGTATCCGCCGCGGCGGTGACGTCGCGAAGGCCCTCGCGCTCGGCGCCCGCGCGGTCATGATCGGCCGCGCCTACCTGTGGGGCCTCGCCGCGAACGGGCAGACCGGAGTCGAGAACGTGCTCGACCTGCTGCGCATGGGACTCGACTCCGCCGTGCTCGGGCTCGGTCACTCCTCCATCCGCGACCTCAGCCGCGAGGACTTCTGGATTCCGGACGACTTCTTCCGGACGCTGGGCGCTCCCCCCGCTCGCCCGCCCGCGCGGCGTGCGCCAGCCCGGAAGCCCGTCGCCCAGGGCTGA